The Diaminobutyricimonas aerilata nucleotide sequence GCCGGTCAGCTGCTCGAGCGTTACGGCACCCGCGCCGCGGCGATCATCGACTCGCTCGGCGAGCACGACGTGCCGCTCGAGAACGCGCCCGACTACACCCGCGACGAGATCGCGCGCCTCGTGGCCGACGAGCAGGTCGTGCACCTGCTCGACCTCGTGATGCGGCGCACGTCGCTCGCCTTCGTCGGAGCGGTCGACGAGCCGCTGCTGCGCGAGCTCGCGGAGATCGCCGGCACCGTGCTCGGCTGGGACGCCGGGCGCCGCGAGGCGGAGATCAGCGCGACGGCCGCCGAACTGCGCGACGCGCACGGCGTCGACCTGCACGGCCGGGAGCACGTCGCGGGCTGACCGCCGACGACTTCGCGGGGCGAACGGCCGAGTGGGAGAGGCGCGCCGGAAGGGAACAGATCCTGAAGGGCGCACAAACGTGCAGGCGTTTCTCTTGCCGGGTGTTCCCGGGAATCGCTAGGTTCCGAATGATTCGTTCAACTCCCGGTTCCCCGTGGACCATGTGGTCCCGCCGGGAGGATGCGGAAAGGTCAACGTGGACACGGATCTGGGACAACTGTTCCTCTCTGAACTCGTCGGTACGGCGATGCTCCTGCTGCTCGGTGGTGGTGTCGTGGCGAACGTCGCGCTCACCAAGACGAAGGGGTTCTCCGGTGGCTTCCTGCTGGTGAACTTCGGATGGGGCCTCGCGGTCTTCGCGGGTGTCACGGTCTCCTACGCGTCGGGCGCCCATCTCAACCCGGCGGTGTCGATCGCCCAGCTCGTGCTCGGCAACATCGACTTCGTGCAGTTCCTCGTGTACGTCGCCGCGCAACTGCTCGGTGCCTTCCTCGGCGCCGTGCTCGTCTGGCTGTCGTACAAGAACCACTTCGACGAGGAGCCCGACCCCGCCAACAAGCTCGGCGTCTTCTCGACCGGCCCCGGCATCCGCAACTACGGCTGGAACGTCGTGACCGAGGTCATCGCGACCTTCGTGCTCGTCTTCGTCATCATCGGCTTCGGCCGCGGCGGTGACGCGGAGCTCGACGTGCCGGCCGGGCTCGCCGCCCTCGGCGCCGTGCCGGTCGCGCTGCTCGTCGTCGGTATCGGCGCCTCGCTCGGTGGCCCGACGGGGTACGCCATCAACCCGGCGCGTGACCTCGGTCCGCGCATCGCGCACGCCGTGCTGCCCATCCGGGGCAAGGGCGGCAGCGACTGGGGCTACTCGTGGGTTCCGGTCGTCGGACCCCTCGTCGGCGGTGTGCTCGCGGCGCTCGCCTCGATGGCGCTGCTCCCGCTCTCCTGATCCGTCCCCCAACCCAACCCGACAAAGGAGTCACGCATGAGTGATTACGTCATCGCGATCGACCAGGGCACCACCTCGTCGCGCGCGATCATCTTCGACAAGGCCGGCAGCATCGTGTCGGTCGGCCAGAAGGAGCACGAGCAGATCTTCCCGAAGGCGGGATGGGTCGAGCACGACCCGATCGAGATCTGGGACAACGTGCGCGAGGTGATCGGCCAGGCGCTCTCGCGGGCCGAC carries:
- a CDS encoding MIP/aquaporin family protein encodes the protein MLLLLGGGVVANVALTKTKGFSGGFLLVNFGWGLAVFAGVTVSYASGAHLNPAVSIAQLVLGNIDFVQFLVYVAAQLLGAFLGAVLVWLSYKNHFDEEPDPANKLGVFSTGPGIRNYGWNVVTEVIATFVLVFVIIGFGRGGDAELDVPAGLAALGAVPVALLVVGIGASLGGPTGYAINPARDLGPRIAHAVLPIRGKGGSDWGYSWVPVVGPLVGGVLAALASMALLPLS